In Monodelphis domestica isolate mMonDom1 chromosome 4, mMonDom1.pri, whole genome shotgun sequence, one DNA window encodes the following:
- the GJB3 gene encoding gap junction beta-3 protein, which yields MDWKTLQSLLSGVNKYSTAFGRIWLSVVFVFRLLVYVVAAERVWGDEQKDFDCNTRQPGCTNVCYDHFFPISNIRLWALQLIFVTCPSLLVIMHVAYREERERRHREKHGDKCARLYENASKKHGGLWWTYLLSLFFKFIVEVVFLYILHTLWYGFFMPRLVQCAGVSPCPNTVDCYIARPTEKKIFTYFMVGASAICIVLTISEICYLISKRLSRSFCQKKHKRSALHSPSSSRASTCRCHHLLTHHGGEEGMVQGKGAEALRASAPNLTLI from the coding sequence ATGGACTGGAAGACTCTGCAGTCACTCCTGAGTGGTGTCAACAAGTACTCCACAGCGTTCGGCCGGATCTGGCTGTCGGTGGTGTTCGTCTTTCGCTTGCTGGTGTACGTGGTGGCGGCGGAGCGCGTGTGGGGGGATGAGCAGAAGGATTTTGACTGCAATACACGCCAGCCCGGCTGCACCAATGTCTGCTACGATCACTTCTTCCCCATCTCCAACATCCGCCTGTGGGCCCTGCAGCTCATCTTCGTCACCTGCCCCTCGCTGCTGGTCATCATGCACGTGGCCTACCGGGAGGAGCGGGAGCGGCGGCACCGGGAAAAGCACGGGGACAAATGCGCCCGGCTCTACGAAAACGCCAGCAAGAAGCATGGCGGGCTCTGGTGGACCTACCTGCTGAGCCTCTTCTTCAAGTTCATCGTGGAAGTCGTCTTCCTCTACATTCTGCACACGCTGTGGTACGGTTTCTTCATGCCCCGCCTGGTGCAGTGTGCCGGCGTGAGCCCCTGCCCCAACACCGTGGACTGCTACATCGCCAGGCCCACCGAGAAGAAGATCTTCACCTACTTCATGGTGGGGGCCTCAGCCATCTGCATTGTCCTGACCATCTCTGAGATCTGCTACCTCATCTCTAAGAGACTATCCCGGAGCTTCTGCCAAAAGAAGCACAAGCGCTCTGCCCTGCACTCTCCCTCCTCCAGCAGGGCATCCACCTGCCGCTGCCACCATCTGCTGACCCACCATGGGGGCGAAGAGGGCATGGTCCAAGGCAAGGGGGCAGAGGCCCTTCGGGCCTCTGCACCCAACCTGACTCTCATCTGA